A single region of the Arthrobacter sp. zg-Y820 genome encodes:
- a CDS encoding phosphatase PAP2 family protein has translation MPETLYIPTSRAYAASTRLARIVTETSAPAVLVGILLLLQPLLSPGVTWAQGIVAALFTVGLPFAGILWLKRRGSVTDHHVGVRTQRAPILAASAVSLGIGALILLLLDAPAALFGEIGGVFIGMMLCLAANLVWKLSVHSAVAAYVGLSLLAPIPAFGAALTLLLASVTGWSRVKLGDHTPTQVLAGHAAGCLAFAAAMLLP, from the coding sequence ATGCCCGAAACCCTGTATATCCCCACATCCCGTGCCTACGCCGCGTCGACCCGGCTGGCGCGAATCGTGACCGAAACCTCCGCCCCGGCCGTCCTGGTGGGCATCCTCCTGCTGCTGCAGCCGCTGCTCAGCCCCGGGGTGACCTGGGCGCAGGGCATCGTGGCAGCGCTCTTTACCGTGGGACTGCCCTTTGCCGGAATCCTGTGGCTGAAGCGGCGGGGTTCCGTCACCGACCACCATGTGGGGGTGCGGACCCAGCGGGCTCCGATCCTGGCCGCGTCGGCGGTGTCGCTGGGCATCGGCGCGTTGATCCTGCTTCTCCTGGACGCACCGGCTGCTCTCTTCGGCGAAATTGGCGGGGTGTTCATTGGCATGATGCTGTGCCTGGCGGCGAATCTGGTGTGGAAGCTGTCGGTGCATTCCGCGGTGGCCGCCTACGTCGGGCTGTCCTTGTTGGCGCCGATACCCGCGTTCGGCGCGGCCCTGACCCTGCTGCTGGCGTCGGTGACGGGATGGTCCCGGGTCAAGCTCGGGGACCACACACCCACCCAGGTCCTGGCCGGGCACGCGGCCGGATGCCTGGCCTTCGCCGCCGCGATGCTGCTGCCGTGA
- a CDS encoding ABC transporter ATP-binding protein, producing MTASHSLNIENLTLGYGDRTVIDSLDLVVPAGKVTAIIGANACGKSTLLRSMSRLLAPRAGHVLLDGKAVHSIPAKQLARTLGLLPQSPIAPEGITVADLVGRGRHPHQGIFSRWSTDDDAAVAAALDATATAEQAARAVDELSGGQRQRVWIAMALAQQTDLLLLDEPTTFLDVSHQIEVLDLLTDLNRSRGTTIVMVLHDLNLAARYADYLVAVADGKLHAAGRPEDVLTEETVRTVFGMENMVITDPSSGKPLMLPLGRHHVLTEPASAAAASSCKRHPESAEVSQV from the coding sequence GTGACCGCATCCCATTCCCTGAACATCGAAAACCTCACGCTGGGCTACGGCGACCGCACGGTCATCGACTCCCTGGACCTGGTGGTGCCGGCGGGCAAGGTCACCGCGATCATCGGCGCCAACGCCTGCGGCAAGTCCACGCTGCTGCGCTCGATGTCCCGGCTGCTCGCCCCGCGCGCCGGACACGTGCTGCTGGACGGCAAGGCGGTGCACTCGATTCCCGCCAAGCAGCTGGCCCGCACGCTGGGGCTGCTGCCGCAGTCACCGATCGCGCCCGAGGGCATCACGGTCGCCGACCTGGTGGGCCGCGGCCGGCATCCGCACCAGGGCATCTTCTCGCGCTGGAGCACCGACGACGACGCCGCCGTCGCCGCAGCGCTCGACGCCACCGCTACCGCCGAGCAGGCGGCCCGGGCCGTGGACGAACTCTCCGGCGGGCAGCGGCAGCGGGTCTGGATCGCCATGGCGCTGGCGCAGCAGACCGACCTGCTGCTGCTGGATGAGCCGACCACGTTCCTGGACGTCAGCCACCAGATTGAGGTGCTGGACCTGCTCACTGACCTGAACCGCTCCCGCGGCACCACCATCGTCATGGTGCTGCACGACCTGAACCTGGCCGCCCGGTACGCGGATTATCTGGTGGCCGTGGCCGACGGGAAGCTGCACGCCGCCGGCCGGCCGGAGGACGTGCTGACCGAGGAGACCGTGCGGACCGTGTTCGGGATGGAGAACATGGTGATCACGGATCCGTCCTCCGGCAAGCCGCTGATGCTGCCGCTGGGCCGGCACCATGTGCTCACCGAGCCTGCGTCCGCGGCTGCGGCAAGTTCTTGCAAACGCCATCCAGAGTCCGCAGAAGTTTCGCAAGTGTAA
- a CDS encoding AAA family ATPase gives MAVRQSNFREALALLLRARFPILYTESFEEHRVLAEIRSVATDPHVMRTVRPVFVWSSTQGFVGPDGSVQKGTRDPKDAVQWALGHENPGVFVMLDLHAHLGDDRRPADPQLVRLLRDVAGAFQSGAAARVLMIVAPHLRIPDDLEKDITLLDFPLPSEQEIREVLDEMIAANSSVDSRIRIDIDAVGRERLAKAALGLTLNEATNAFARAMVDDGVLSNDSVRVILDEKKQIVRKAGLLEFVDVNLNLDDVGGLQNLKRWLAKRNGSWLDEAAQYGIPAPKGVLMTGVPGCGKSLTAKAIAAAWELPLLRLDIGKIFAGLVGSSEQNMRTAIRTAEASAPCVLWLDEIEKGFSGTGGDGGDGGTSSRVFGSFLSWMQEKTAPVFVIATANKVDRLPPELLRKGRFDEIFFVDLPTSQERREIWELHLGKRLKASRAGALEITDDLLDGLTKVSEGYSGAEIEQGVVAALFDAFAERRRLENEDLHRAIRNMVPLSVTQAEQIAAVRTWAADRAVAATAAEDLAGYTEATGHGAGAPSDLPPAGASPDTSYSRGGRLVDF, from the coding sequence ATGGCAGTTCGACAATCGAATTTCCGGGAGGCGCTCGCCCTGCTGCTTCGAGCTCGGTTCCCGATCCTCTACACCGAGTCCTTTGAAGAGCACCGGGTGCTTGCTGAGATCCGCTCCGTTGCGACCGATCCGCACGTCATGCGCACGGTCCGGCCGGTTTTTGTCTGGAGCAGTACGCAGGGGTTTGTGGGGCCGGACGGCTCCGTCCAGAAGGGCACCCGGGATCCGAAGGATGCCGTCCAATGGGCCCTGGGCCACGAGAATCCGGGTGTCTTCGTCATGCTTGATCTTCATGCCCATCTGGGAGATGACCGCCGTCCGGCCGATCCGCAGCTTGTCCGCTTGCTCCGCGATGTCGCCGGCGCGTTCCAAAGCGGTGCAGCGGCGAGAGTCCTCATGATCGTGGCGCCGCACCTGCGGATCCCCGATGACCTCGAGAAGGACATCACGCTGCTTGATTTCCCGCTGCCCAGCGAACAGGAAATACGAGAGGTCCTGGACGAGATGATCGCGGCCAACAGCTCCGTGGACAGCCGTATCCGCATCGACATCGACGCGGTGGGTCGCGAACGCCTGGCCAAGGCAGCCCTCGGCCTCACCCTAAACGAGGCCACCAATGCTTTCGCCCGGGCCATGGTCGACGACGGCGTCCTGTCGAATGACAGCGTGCGCGTCATCCTGGATGAGAAGAAGCAGATTGTCCGGAAGGCCGGGCTGCTGGAGTTCGTGGACGTGAATTTGAACCTCGACGATGTGGGCGGCCTGCAGAACCTGAAACGCTGGCTGGCTAAACGAAACGGTTCGTGGCTTGACGAAGCAGCGCAATACGGCATTCCGGCGCCCAAAGGCGTCCTGATGACCGGGGTGCCCGGCTGCGGCAAGTCGCTGACTGCCAAGGCCATTGCGGCGGCCTGGGAACTTCCCCTGCTGCGGCTGGACATCGGAAAGATATTCGCGGGCCTGGTCGGATCGAGTGAACAGAACATGAGGACGGCGATACGCACGGCTGAGGCTTCCGCACCGTGCGTGCTGTGGCTGGACGAGATTGAGAAGGGATTCTCGGGGACCGGGGGAGACGGCGGCGACGGCGGCACGTCCAGCCGCGTCTTCGGATCATTCCTCAGTTGGATGCAGGAGAAAACCGCACCGGTTTTCGTCATCGCGACAGCAAATAAGGTGGACCGGCTGCCGCCGGAACTGCTCCGCAAGGGCCGGTTCGACGAGATCTTCTTCGTGGACCTGCCCACGAGCCAGGAACGCCGCGAAATCTGGGAGCTTCACCTCGGCAAACGCCTGAAAGCGAGCAGGGCGGGTGCGCTGGAGATAACCGACGATCTGCTGGACGGACTCACGAAGGTATCCGAAGGGTATTCCGGCGCTGAGATTGAACAGGGTGTTGTTGCTGCCCTCTTCGATGCCTTTGCCGAACGGCGGCGGCTGGAGAATGAGGACCTCCATCGGGCGATCAGGAACATGGTCCCGCTGAGCGTTACCCAAGCCGAGCAGATTGCTGCGGTGCGCACCTGGGCAGCAGACCGGGCCGTCGCGGCCACGGCAGCGGAGGACCTGGCAGGCTACACGGAAGCAACAGGCCACGGCGCGGGTGCGCCGTCGGACCTTCCGCCGGCCGGGGCGTCGCCGGACACGTCCTATTCCCGCGGTGGAAGATTGGTGGACTTCTAA
- a CDS encoding iron ABC transporter permease, whose amino-acid sequence MSTGLSSTASVGRKTTTAAGAGAETTRAAVARVRHGASRRYRLVVTLLAVGIVAVFALSLMAGRTFYAPADVINVILGHDVPGASFAVGRLRLPRAVLAVLTGACFGLAGVAFQTMLRNPLASPDIIGISSGAGAGAAFAIVGLGLGGAAVSTFAIVSGLVVALAVYALSYKRGVADTRLILVGIGIAAMLDSVTAYVLNQAPEWELQEAMRWLTGSLNGASWNQVLPVLAAMLVLTPVLLGQSKNLAVTRLGDDAASALGVRVGLTRIVVIVAAVGLISFATAAAGPIAFVAFLSGPIAARLVGPGPSLLVPAALVGALLVLVADFCGQYAFGSRMPVGIITGVLGAPFLVYLIVRVNRAGASL is encoded by the coding sequence GTGAGCACTGGACTGTCCTCCACAGCCTCCGTTGGAAGGAAGACGACGACGGCGGCCGGCGCCGGCGCCGAAACCACCCGCGCCGCCGTCGCCCGCGTCCGCCATGGTGCTAGCCGCCGCTACCGCCTGGTGGTCACCCTGCTGGCCGTGGGCATCGTGGCCGTCTTCGCGCTGAGCCTGATGGCCGGGCGCACCTTCTACGCCCCGGCGGACGTAATCAACGTGATCCTCGGGCACGACGTGCCCGGCGCCTCCTTCGCCGTCGGCCGGCTGCGGCTGCCGCGCGCGGTGCTCGCCGTGCTGACCGGCGCCTGCTTCGGCCTGGCCGGCGTCGCGTTCCAGACCATGCTGCGCAACCCGCTGGCCAGCCCGGACATCATCGGCATCAGCTCCGGAGCCGGCGCGGGCGCGGCGTTCGCCATCGTCGGCCTCGGGCTGGGCGGCGCCGCGGTGTCCACGTTCGCCATCGTCTCCGGACTGGTGGTGGCGCTGGCCGTCTACGCGCTCTCCTACAAGAGGGGAGTGGCCGACACCCGGCTGATCCTGGTGGGCATCGGCATCGCCGCAATGCTGGATTCGGTCACCGCGTATGTGCTGAACCAGGCGCCGGAATGGGAGCTGCAGGAGGCGATGCGCTGGCTGACCGGCAGCCTCAACGGTGCGTCCTGGAACCAGGTGCTGCCGGTGCTCGCCGCGATGCTGGTGCTGACGCCGGTGCTGCTGGGCCAGTCGAAGAACCTGGCCGTGACCCGGCTGGGCGACGACGCCGCGTCAGCGCTCGGCGTGCGCGTGGGGCTGACCCGGATTGTGGTGATCGTGGCCGCCGTCGGGCTCATTTCCTTCGCCACCGCGGCCGCCGGACCGATTGCCTTTGTCGCGTTCCTCTCCGGGCCGATCGCCGCCCGGCTGGTCGGCCCCGGCCCGTCGCTGCTGGTGCCGGCCGCACTGGTGGGCGCGCTGCTGGTGCTCGTCGCCGACTTCTGCGGCCAGTACGCGTTCGGGTCCCGGATGCCGGTGGGTATCATCACCGGCGTGCTCGGCGCCCCGTTCCTCGTTTACCTCATTGTCCGCGTCAACCGCGCAGGAGCCTCGCTGTGA
- a CDS encoding basic amino acid/polyamine antiporter — protein sequence MSNPPASGEKAPAAKLSLLTLTTVVVGSMVGAGVFSLPQRFAEETGVWGALVAWLIAGSGMLMLAFVFQRLSMRKPALDAGIFSYAKAGFGNYVGFFSAAGYWASACVGNVTYWVLTMSTLGALFPQLGAGDTLLAVVLSSAGLWGFFFLIRRGIKEATAINRIVTIAKVVPILVFVLFAVFLFDPAVFAGNLTGADYTGPLFEQVSNTMLVTVFVFLGVEGASVYSRHARRREDVGRATILGFLSVFAIFASVTIVSYGVLPMEQLAELRQPSMAGVLESGVGTWGLVFVSAGLIISVMGAYLAWSLMAAEVLYVAATEKDMPRFLSRVSDDDVPVNALLLSTLLSQLVMVITYFSEDAFDFALDMTAVLTLFSLLFAALYALKLGWSGETYEGAPSRIRRGDLTIAVIATIYSVFLVYAAGLPLVLLSMIFYAPATVLFVIARREQGQRVFRGGELFLFLITLAGAVAGVLALTRGWIAL from the coding sequence ATGTCTAATCCGCCTGCTTCAGGGGAGAAGGCCCCAGCGGCCAAACTCTCCCTGCTGACCCTCACCACTGTGGTGGTCGGGTCCATGGTCGGGGCCGGGGTGTTTTCCCTGCCCCAGCGCTTCGCCGAGGAAACCGGGGTGTGGGGTGCGCTGGTCGCCTGGCTGATTGCGGGTTCGGGCATGCTGATGCTGGCCTTCGTCTTCCAGCGGCTGTCCATGCGCAAGCCGGCGCTTGATGCGGGGATCTTCTCCTACGCCAAGGCCGGCTTCGGAAATTACGTGGGGTTCTTCTCCGCAGCGGGTTACTGGGCCAGCGCCTGCGTGGGAAACGTCACCTACTGGGTGCTCACCATGTCCACGCTGGGAGCCCTGTTTCCGCAGTTGGGCGCAGGGGACACCCTCCTCGCCGTCGTGCTGTCCTCAGCCGGGCTGTGGGGATTCTTCTTCCTGATCAGGCGCGGCATCAAAGAAGCCACGGCCATTAACCGGATAGTCACGATCGCCAAGGTTGTTCCCATCCTGGTCTTCGTGCTGTTTGCTGTCTTCCTGTTCGACCCCGCTGTCTTCGCGGGAAACCTTACCGGGGCGGACTATACGGGGCCGCTGTTCGAGCAGGTCAGCAACACGATGCTGGTGACGGTGTTCGTTTTCCTCGGTGTTGAAGGTGCCAGCGTGTATTCGCGCCATGCCCGACGGCGGGAGGACGTTGGCCGGGCCACTATCCTCGGCTTTCTGAGCGTCTTTGCCATCTTTGCCTCGGTCACGATCGTTTCCTACGGGGTCCTGCCGATGGAACAGCTCGCCGAGCTGCGCCAACCATCCATGGCGGGTGTCCTGGAATCGGGAGTGGGGACCTGGGGGTTGGTGTTCGTCAGCGCAGGCCTGATCATTTCGGTGATGGGTGCCTATCTGGCCTGGAGCCTGATGGCAGCGGAGGTCCTGTACGTGGCGGCTACGGAGAAGGACATGCCGCGGTTCCTGTCCCGGGTCAGCGATGACGATGTCCCGGTCAACGCCCTGCTGCTGAGCACCCTGCTCAGCCAGCTGGTAATGGTCATCACCTACTTCTCCGAGGACGCCTTCGACTTCGCACTGGACATGACCGCAGTCCTGACGTTGTTTTCCCTCCTTTTCGCAGCCCTCTACGCCCTCAAGCTCGGCTGGAGCGGGGAAACGTATGAAGGAGCCCCGAGCCGCATCCGGCGGGGCGACCTGACCATTGCCGTCATTGCCACCATTTATTCAGTGTTCCTGGTCTATGCCGCCGGGCTGCCTCTGGTGCTGCTTTCGATGATCTTCTACGCCCCCGCCACCGTCCTGTTCGTGATCGCGCGCCGTGAACAAGGGCAGCGCGTCTTCCGGGGAGGGGAGCTGTTCCTTTTCCTCATTACATTGGCAGGAGCCGTTGCAGGCGTGCTCGCCCTGACCCGGGGCTGGATAGCGCTTTGA
- a CDS encoding iron ABC transporter permease, with translation MTPNNPVTPHHTAAPAPAGAAAEEAPGTAAQDITARRRPGRLRALWLLISLAVLAALMLASVTVGARDVGWNDILAALGGSAEGFDEAAVAKRIPRTLLAVVAGAALGISGAVMQGVTRNPLADPGILGINMGASLAIVAGMAFFGLAAGSSYIWLAIAGAALTAGFVYTVGSLGRGAATPLKLALAGAATSAALASFVSAIVLPRNDLAGGVRSWQIGGVGGGSYESIGQILPFLLVGFGICLLSARGLNSLALGDELAAGLGERVALARGSASLGAVILCGASTAVTGPIAFVGLVVPHACRLLVGVDHRWLLPFSAVAGAALVTAADVLGRIIARPAEIDVGIITALIGAPFFIYIVRRQKVRAL, from the coding sequence GTGACACCGAATAATCCAGTGACGCCGCATCACACCGCAGCCCCGGCACCCGCCGGGGCTGCGGCCGAAGAAGCCCCGGGAACCGCCGCACAGGACATAACTGCACGGCGGCGCCCGGGGCGTCTTCGTGCGCTCTGGCTCCTGATTTCCCTGGCCGTGCTCGCCGCCCTGATGCTGGCCTCGGTCACCGTCGGAGCGCGCGACGTCGGCTGGAACGACATTCTCGCCGCCCTGGGCGGCTCGGCCGAGGGCTTTGACGAGGCAGCGGTGGCCAAGCGGATTCCGCGCACCCTGCTCGCCGTCGTCGCCGGCGCCGCGCTGGGCATCTCCGGCGCCGTGATGCAGGGCGTGACCCGCAATCCGCTGGCCGACCCCGGCATCCTCGGCATCAACATGGGCGCCTCACTCGCCATCGTCGCGGGCATGGCGTTCTTCGGCCTGGCCGCCGGCTCCAGCTACATCTGGCTCGCCATTGCCGGCGCCGCACTCACCGCCGGCTTCGTCTACACCGTCGGCTCGCTGGGCCGCGGCGCGGCGACCCCGCTGAAGCTCGCGCTGGCCGGCGCCGCCACCTCCGCCGCGCTGGCGTCCTTCGTCAGCGCCATCGTGCTGCCGCGCAACGACCTGGCCGGGGGAGTGCGCTCCTGGCAGATCGGCGGCGTGGGCGGCGGCTCGTACGAAAGCATCGGGCAGATCCTGCCCTTCCTGCTGGTCGGCTTCGGCATCTGCCTGCTCTCCGCCCGCGGCCTGAACTCGCTGGCCCTCGGCGACGAACTCGCCGCCGGACTGGGCGAACGCGTGGCCCTGGCCCGCGGCTCCGCCTCGCTCGGCGCCGTCATCCTCTGCGGCGCGTCCACCGCCGTCACCGGACCCATCGCCTTCGTCGGCCTGGTGGTGCCGCACGCCTGCCGGCTGCTGGTCGGCGTCGACCACCGCTGGCTCCTGCCCTTTTCCGCCGTCGCCGGCGCCGCCCTGGTGACCGCCGCCGACGTCCTCGGCCGGATCATCGCCCGGCCCGCGGAGATCGACGTCGGCATCATCACCGCGCTGATCGGCGCCCCGTTCTTCATCTACATCGTCCGCCGACAGAAGGTGCGTGCCCTGTGA
- a CDS encoding iron-siderophore ABC transporter substrate-binding protein: MRLTRITAVCAAALLTTGLAACSSTEASGDEATAATFEPITIEHALGTTTIETKPERVATVNWANHEVPLALGIVPVGMAAANFGDDDGDGILPWVEEKLEELSGDAPVLFDENDGIDFEAVAETKPDVILAAYSGLTQEDYDTLSEIAPVVAYPETAWGTSWREMIEMNAEGLGMEQEAKDLIAGLETEMSDAAAKYPALEGKNAMFLTHVDPTDLSEVSFYTTHDTRTMFFEDLGMDVADSVKTASDATDKFSLTQSAEQADAFSDVDIIVTYGGEELVTALEGDPLLSQMPAVANGAIVSLPGDKPLGTAANPTPLAISWVLDDYLSLISDAATKAK, encoded by the coding sequence TTGCGCCTTACACGAATCACCGCCGTTTGTGCAGCAGCGTTGCTCACCACCGGCCTGGCAGCCTGCTCCTCCACGGAGGCCAGCGGCGACGAAGCCACTGCCGCCACCTTTGAACCGATCACCATCGAGCACGCCCTGGGCACCACCACCATCGAAACCAAGCCCGAGCGCGTGGCCACGGTCAACTGGGCCAACCACGAAGTGCCGCTGGCCCTGGGCATCGTCCCGGTGGGCATGGCAGCCGCGAACTTCGGCGACGACGACGGCGACGGCATCCTGCCGTGGGTCGAGGAGAAGCTTGAGGAACTCAGCGGCGACGCACCGGTGCTCTTCGACGAGAACGACGGCATCGACTTCGAAGCCGTTGCCGAAACGAAGCCCGACGTCATCCTCGCCGCCTACTCCGGCCTGACCCAGGAGGACTACGACACCCTGAGCGAAATCGCTCCCGTTGTCGCCTACCCGGAAACCGCGTGGGGCACGTCCTGGCGCGAAATGATCGAGATGAACGCCGAGGGCCTCGGCATGGAGCAGGAAGCCAAGGACCTGATTGCCGGCCTCGAGACCGAAATGTCCGACGCCGCCGCCAAGTACCCGGCGCTCGAGGGCAAGAACGCCATGTTCCTGACCCACGTTGACCCCACCGATCTCAGCGAGGTCAGCTTCTACACCACGCACGACACCCGCACCATGTTCTTCGAGGACCTGGGCATGGACGTGGCGGACAGCGTCAAGACCGCCTCCGACGCCACCGACAAGTTCTCCCTGACGCAGAGCGCGGAGCAGGCCGACGCGTTCAGCGACGTCGACATCATCGTCACCTACGGCGGCGAAGAACTGGTCACCGCCCTGGAAGGGGATCCGCTGCTCTCGCAGATGCCCGCCGTCGCCAACGGCGCCATTGTCAGCCTGCCGGGCGACAAGCCGCTGGGCACCGCCGCGAACCCGACGCCGCTGGCCATCTCCTGGGTCCTGGACGACTACCTGTCCCTGATCTCCGACGCAGCCACCAAAGCGAAGTGA
- a CDS encoding 4Fe-4S single cluster domain-containing protein, whose product MRIASVIPRTTAEGPGTRFAIWAQGCSIRCSGCFNPHYWNPEGGRETAVEELAQQAIYSEAEGITLLGGEPFEQAPAFASLAETVRSQGLSVMVFTGYEREHLESRLGPEGAAALLAATDLLVDGPYQADQPDLVRPWVGSANQRFHFLTDRYSDLEQSLTALPDRLELRIGPTGSIAVNGWAPVDRLDALLEDLTRPIGRGQIR is encoded by the coding sequence GTGAGGATTGCTTCGGTAATACCGCGGACGACGGCGGAAGGGCCGGGTACCCGTTTCGCGATTTGGGCGCAGGGCTGCAGCATCCGGTGCAGCGGCTGCTTCAACCCGCATTACTGGAACCCTGAGGGCGGACGAGAGACGGCGGTGGAGGAGCTTGCCCAGCAAGCCATTTACTCGGAGGCGGAGGGCATCACCCTGCTGGGCGGGGAGCCGTTCGAGCAGGCACCGGCCTTTGCCTCGCTGGCTGAAACCGTGCGCAGCCAGGGGCTGTCGGTCATGGTCTTCACCGGATATGAACGTGAGCATTTGGAAAGCAGGCTGGGCCCGGAGGGAGCAGCAGCGCTGCTGGCCGCGACCGACCTGCTCGTTGACGGCCCCTATCAGGCGGACCAACCCGATCTGGTGCGGCCATGGGTCGGCTCCGCCAATCAGCGCTTCCACTTCCTCACGGACCGCTACAGCGACTTGGAACAAAGCCTGACCGCGCTGCCGGATCGTCTGGAACTTCGGATCGGCCCCACCGGCAGCATCGCGGTCAACGGGTGGGCGCCGGTCGACAGACTTGATGCATTGCTTGAAGATCTCACTCGGCCAATCGGCCGCGGTCAGATCCGTTAG
- a CDS encoding DUF2997 domain-containing protein, producing MGNEQIIIRVSPDGAIQAETSGIKGTKCLDSIEVLEDLLGAQTVTSSFTKEYEEAPAESRDIIEEDNELRHP from the coding sequence ATGGGAAACGAGCAAATCATCATCCGGGTTTCCCCCGACGGGGCAATCCAGGCAGAGACCTCGGGCATCAAAGGCACCAAATGCTTGGACAGCATCGAAGTTCTGGAAGACCTGCTCGGGGCGCAGACCGTCACCAGCAGCTTCACGAAGGAATACGAGGAGGCGCCGGCCGAAAGCCGGGACATCATCGAGGAGGACAATGAACTCCGCCACCCCTGA
- a CDS encoding excalibur calcium-binding domain-containing protein, giving the protein MTDGSDTAPTTEPTQVAHTPEVTATAPVPEATAPVPEATPTVPAPETTQAEPAPETTATAPAPETTQAEPATEEETPATPIPVSAETLEMIADGAEDYLPITPIEGAALKSQKHQGFYMVAMRYQLPDGAEQTGVWALKTFESGPIISVDANAKEVTHWPDGAKSAFEISPVDTEGVETYVQGQELQEQQQGQAQQEQPAADNFTYPNCTAVREAGAAPIHPGDYGWQDRLDRDGDGVACDGD; this is encoded by the coding sequence TTGACGGATGGATCAGACACCGCCCCCACCACCGAGCCCACGCAAGTAGCGCACACACCCGAGGTAACGGCGACGGCGCCCGTCCCGGAGGCGACAGCGCCCGTCCCGGAGGCGACGCCAACGGTGCCCGCCCCGGAAACTACACAGGCAGAACCCGCCCCGGAGACGACGGCGACGGCGCCCGCCCCGGAAACTACACAGGCAGAACCCGCCACTGAGGAAGAAACTCCTGCAACACCCATCCCGGTGTCGGCGGAAACGCTGGAAATGATAGCGGACGGCGCGGAAGACTATCTGCCGATTACCCCGATCGAAGGCGCCGCACTCAAGTCTCAGAAACATCAGGGCTTCTACATGGTCGCCATGCGGTATCAGCTGCCCGACGGGGCGGAGCAGACAGGAGTTTGGGCCCTCAAGACGTTCGAGAGCGGGCCGATTATCTCCGTTGACGCAAATGCCAAAGAGGTTACTCATTGGCCGGACGGGGCAAAATCCGCCTTCGAGATCAGCCCGGTGGATACCGAGGGCGTGGAGACCTACGTGCAGGGACAGGAGCTGCAGGAGCAGCAGCAGGGACAGGCACAGCAGGAACAGCCGGCAGCGGATAACTTCACCTATCCGAACTGCACCGCCGTGCGGGAAGCCGGAGCCGCGCCCATCCATCCCGGGGACTACGGATGGCAGGACCGGCTGGACCGCGATGGGGACGGCGTGGCCTGCGACGGAGACTAG
- a CDS encoding helix-hairpin-helix domain-containing protein, whose translation MNSATPESVARLASGKWRILHSAWLLAPIFGLGIFSFVGFVYVALRVRTRKFWIACAVTFLASGMLLFIDTSRFGGLIILVWLGEIVYGFILNFDYLLWRASARPWYLQSAARAQGQGAPAQPPSAGSPARPPSSADQGTMGVSGAEYYAPPPAGGSAAPPPFPTPPPVRQPGETPEPGRLLDVNAATGRELSALPGIDASLAERVVSARERQGAFRDLDDMVRKAALQPHELIRFRGLVTFGHTPPPPGRPTDKPGIRRLDY comes from the coding sequence ATGAACTCCGCCACCCCTGAATCGGTTGCACGCCTGGCCAGCGGAAAATGGCGCATCCTTCACAGCGCATGGCTGCTGGCGCCCATCTTTGGGTTGGGCATTTTTTCCTTTGTCGGGTTTGTCTATGTGGCGCTGAGGGTCCGCACCCGGAAGTTCTGGATAGCCTGCGCGGTGACCTTTTTGGCCTCCGGCATGCTTCTCTTCATCGATACTTCACGGTTTGGCGGGCTCATCATTCTCGTATGGCTGGGCGAAATCGTGTACGGCTTCATTTTGAACTTCGACTATCTGCTTTGGCGGGCCTCCGCTCGTCCCTGGTATCTCCAATCAGCCGCTCGCGCCCAGGGGCAGGGTGCACCCGCCCAGCCGCCGTCGGCCGGCTCTCCGGCCCGGCCGCCGTCGTCGGCCGACCAAGGAACGATGGGTGTGAGCGGCGCCGAGTATTACGCGCCGCCTCCTGCCGGCGGCTCCGCAGCCCCACCGCCTTTTCCAACCCCACCGCCGGTCCGCCAACCGGGGGAGACTCCCGAGCCCGGAAGACTCCTCGATGTCAACGCAGCCACCGGCAGGGAGCTGTCAGCCCTGCCGGGAATCGACGCCTCACTGGCGGAACGTGTTGTCTCTGCGCGCGAACGGCAGGGCGCCTTCCGCGATCTGGACGACATGGTTCGGAAAGCCGCCCTGCAGCCGCATGAACTCATTCGGTTTCGGGGATTGGTGACATTCGGGCACACTCCTCCGCCGCCCGGCAGGCCAACTGACAAGCCGGGGATCCGCCGCCTTGACTACTGA